One part of the Dysidea avara chromosome 10, odDysAvar1.4, whole genome shotgun sequence genome encodes these proteins:
- the LOC136268618 gene encoding uncharacterized protein, protein MMPERLSCLVLLLTIITCNTTRSNLFIAHQLDKAAYNGDIDSIIKLVEKQLDWIQLYSDSGFTAIHHALRGRHDSLATQSLQLVGQHEDVIGYLMNHTTLHTLGCPLYYAVHYRNVKALDILLKESDEKDVLDCLTSQDTNGDTALHAAARSKAAGFARFYAKLLVNSSQIPSSSKQVLQLLNLEYIKSLQLDYLSLEDLTRVIGHSDLMMIIEQLGKHFHCESILDNHHNTILHIAAASGRLELVRMLITVGCPTHQHNKYGLTPIQMAANSGHHQTVMELQSQSTIPTRLILPTKINTCENNNIILFETAKQCYATDYAIDQYLDSGWCTNYYIGRKMCDVCTYRPVDLKDFELYHYPNNQPAVFKDILFEWPAWTNWKKHDFIKRYGDIVVKLSDIPYAELYGFHNKYRTTLSQFIEDFDKMAVMKYPPYLFDAHLLQQYSNLASDAPVPKMLSNFSISLSQFILGPKGSGSPPHFHRDAINGLVYGVKHWYLWPPNKAFFSIQHVQDWITHYNNTDVIECIQLPGDVLYIPDNWGHAVVNEEHSIGFAYEFQ, encoded by the exons ATGATGCCAGAAAGATTATCATGTCTAGTCCTACTTTTGACAATAATAACTTGTAATACTACAAGAAGTAATCTGTTTATTGCACACCAACTGGACAAGGCAGCCTACAATGGTGATATTGATAGCATTATCAAGTTAGTAGAGAAGCAGTTGGACTGGATCCAGTTGTACAGTGATAGTGGATTCACTGCCATCCATCATGCACTGAGGGGTAGACATGATAGTTTGGCAACTCAGTCACTTCAACTAGTAGGACAACATGAG GATGTAATTGGATATTTAATGAACCACACTACTCTACACACTCTGGGGTGTCCACTATATTATGCTGTGCATTATCGTAATGTGAAAGCATTGGATATTCTTTTGAAGGAATCTGATGAAAAAGA TGTACTGGATTGTCTTACATCACAAGATACCAATGGTGATACAGCTCTACATGCAGCAGCCAGAAGCAAGGCGGCAGGATTTGCAAGATTTTATGCTAAACTTTTAGTAAACAGTTCACAAATTCCATCATCTAGCAAACAAGTGCTACAGTTACTCAATTTAGAATACATAAAG TCATTACAGCTTGATTATCTCTCACTTGAGGACCTCACTAGAGTGATAGGACACAGTGACCTAATGATGATTATAGAGCAACTTGGCAAACACTTTCATTGTGAAAGTATTTTAGATAATCACCATAACACAATTCTACATATTGCTGCTGCCTCAGGAAGATTGGAATTAGTGAG GATGTTGATAACAGTTGGTTGTCCTACCCACCAACACAATAAATATGGACTAACACCAATACAAATGGCAGCTAATAGTGGTCACCATCAAACTGTGATGGAGCTACAATCACAGTCCACTATACCAACCAGGCTGATTCTACCAACCAAAATAAATACATGTGAAAataacaacataatattatttgaaaCAGCTAAGCAATGCTATGCAACAGACTACGCTATTGATCAGTACTTGGATAGTGGCTGGTGCACTAATTACTACATTGGAAGAAAGATGTGTGATGTGTG TACTTATCGTCCTGTGGATCTTAAAGATTTTGAACTGTATCACTATCCTAACAATCAGCCTGCAGTGTTCAAGGACATTTTATTTGAGTGGCCAGCATGGACTAACTGGAAGAAACATGACTTCATCAAAAG GTATGGTGATATTGTTGTAAAACTCAGTGACATTCCTTATGCTGAACTATATGGTTTTCACAATAAATATCGTACTACATTATCCCAGTTTATTGAAGATTTTGACAAGATGGCTGTAATGAA ATATCCTCCATATCTGTTTGACGCTCACTTGCTACAACAATACTCTAATTTAGCATCAGATGCTCCTGTACCAAAGATGTTGTCTAACTTTTCTATTAGTCTTAGTCAGTTTATATTAG GTCCGAAAGGGTCAGGATCACCTCCACATTTCCACAGAGATGCCATCAATGGTTTAGTGTATGGAGTAAAGCATTGGTACTTGTGGCCACCCAACAAAGCATTCTTTAGTATCCAACATGTACAGGATTGGATCACTCATTATAATAACACTGATGTTATAGAATGTATACAATTACCAGGTGACGTGTTGTACATTCCTGATAACTGGGGACATGCTGTTGTCAATGAAGAACACTCTATTGGTTTTGCTTATGAATTTCAATGA
- the LOC136268616 gene encoding uncharacterized protein isoform X3 has product MPQLLALMILSNFVAVIAQSQDTCFEQCSALVILQLNEQFFSALRKVESDGDVCMINGNRIGPYQISEQYYDGAAECRPSLQNEGMRWGFVWGKDSRIYSEEVIKSYICREAMRRSHNNQLSISGLARLHKGGFQNLRNRSLLPFGNTVTTIYNNGSQPNDTSAVCFPECKPGQCCMDGKCYCFDADNNTMKECPVECDTAGLRLDLVFIIDSSGSIGSSNFNALKQSIENIVTPLTISRRGTRVAVVQFSTDVSLLFNLNAHEEKESLLEAIRNIRYIGGFTDTAEALRLLRTSTLNELLGVRPVEGIPVAILITDGQSNNPTDTKLQALALRNSTEFEVFVVGIGNNVRKDELINIAGDPQSVIQIENFNASEFDRFENLFAVQACRASDSVPPDTDVTSTVGQGAVDYYRVQIPDEGVTLRFDVEDGRVLICGSRANRNPDCRDASTYEWRCEANSYCDIYVASETRKRQVGTSFIFVSIEGINRNNEVVIETMMGDEAVSEVMSLVILTDTVIFHDDPLYEVPVTHTSEGMDPTTTSLCYQIHGESNNYYNLISDTCIQVNVFYAAFSTNSDAANYIKAIGILAHDSGGSCIKIELQTKRCKLTIDDSSLNGSYSQNKIEVVSTGKQSYEVNIPNCKATQGDDLKFRMACQKVSDLKVIQFSVIRGGGLRPSAHGIVSFGTYQ; this is encoded by the exons ATGCCGCAGCTTCTTGCACTGATGATTCTGTCGAATTTTGTAGCAGTAATAGCTCAGAGTCAAGATACTTGTTTTGAACAATGTTCAGCCCTTGTTATTCTTCAGTTGAATGAGCAGTTCTTCTCAGCTCTTCGTAAGGTTGAATCTGATGGAGATGTGTGCATGATAAATGGCAACAGGATAGGCCCATATCAGATCAGTGAACAATATTACGATGGAGCTGCAGAATGTAGACCATCACTACAGAACGAAG GAATGAGATGGGGTTTCGTTTGGGGTAAAGACAGCAGGATTTATTCAGAGGAAGTCATTAAAAGTTACATTTGCAGAGAGGCCATGAGACGTTCTCATAATAACCAGCTGAGTATAAGTGGACTTGCTAGATTGCACAAAGGAGGATTTCAAAATTTAAGAAATCGATCACTTTTACCGTTTGGAAACACAGTAACTACAATCTATAATAATG GATCTCAACCAAATGACACATCAGCAGTGTGTTTTCCAGAATGTAAGCCTGGACAATGTTGTATGGATGGAAAATGTTATTGCTTTGATGCTGATAACAATACAATGAAGGAGTGCCCAG TGGAGTGTGACACAGCAGGATTGCGACTTGATCTGGTGTTCATTATAGATTCTTCAGGAAGCATTGGCTCTTCCAACTTCAATGCACTGAAACAGTCAATAGAAAATATAGTGACGCCACTGACAATCAGTCGTAGAGGCACAAGAGTTGCTGTAGTACAATTCAGCACTGATGTTTCTCTTCTTTTCAATTTAAATGCACATGAAGAGAAGGAGTCTTTACTCGAAGCTATCCGAAATATACGCTATATTGGTGGGTTTACTGACACAGCTGAAGCACTCAGGCTTCTAAGGACATCAACGTTAAATGAATTATTGGGAGTACGTCCTGTGGAAGGTATTCCTGTTGCTATTTTGATAACAGATGGCCAGTCTAACAACCCAACAGATACTAAGCTACAAGCACTAGCACTTCGTAATAGTACAGAGTTTGAAGTGTTTGTTGTTGGTATAGGCAATAATGTTCGCAAGGATGAGTTGATAAATATTGCTGGTGATCCTCAGTCTGTTATAcaaattgaaaactttaatgCATCAGAATTTGACAGATTTGAAAATCTATTTGCAGTGCAGGCTTGTAGAG CTTCGGATTCTGTTCCACCTGACACTGATGTTACTAGTACTGTTGGCCAAGGTGCAGTGGACTATTATCGTGTGCAGATCCCTGATGAAGGGGTTACCTTGAGATTTGATGTGGAGGATGGTAGAGTACTAATATGTGGTTCAAGGGCTAACCGCAATCCTGACTGTCGTGATGCTTCAACATATGAATGGAGGTGTGAAGCAAACTCTTATTGTGATATATATGTGGCAAGTGAAACCAGAAAACGTCAAGTAGGAACCAGCTTTATTTTTGTCTCTATTGAAGGAATAAATAGAAACAATGAGGTTGTTATAGAGACTATGATGGGTGATGAAGCTGTTTCTGAAG TCATGTCTCTAGTCATCCTAACTGATACAGTGATATTTCATGATGATCCATTATATGAAGTACCAGTCACTCATACTTCAGAGGGAATGGATCCAACTACCACTTCATTGTGTTACCAAATACATGGGGAGAGTAATAACTATTACAACTTGATATCTGACACTTGTATACAAGTAAACGTGTTTTATGCTGCCTTTAGTACTAACTCAGATGCTGCAAACTACATTAAAGCAATAGGAATCCTAGCTCATGATAGTGGAGGTAGTTGTATTAAGATTGAGTTACAAACTAAACGATGCAAGCTAACCATTGATGACTCAAGTCTCAATGGATCCTATAGTCAGAATAAGATAGAAGTTGTTAGTACTGGAAAGCAAAGCTATGAAGTGAATATTCCAAACTGTAAAGCAACTCAAGGTGATGACCTGAAGTTTAGAATGGCTTGTCAAAAAGTTAGTGATCTAAAAGTGATCCAGTTTTCTGTTATTAGAGGAGGTGGATTAAGACCTAGTGCACATGGAATA GTCAGTTTTGGAACGTACCAATAG
- the LOC136268616 gene encoding uncharacterized protein isoform X1, with protein sequence MPQLLALMILSNFVAVIAQSQDTCFEQCSALVILQLNEQFFSALRKVESDGDVCMINGNRIGPYQISEQYYDGAAECRPSLQNEGMRWGFVWGKDSRIYSEEVIKSYICREAMRRSHNNQLSISGLARLHKGGFQNLRNRSLLPFGNTVTTIYNNGSQPNDTSAVCFPECKPGQCCMDGKCYCFDADNNTMKECPVECDTAGLRLDLVFIIDSSGSIGSSNFNALKQSIENIVTPLTISRRGTRVAVVQFSTDVSLLFNLNAHEEKESLLEAIRNIRYIGGFTDTAEALRLLRTSTLNELLGVRPVEGIPVAILITDGQSNNPTDTKLQALALRNSTEFEVFVVGIGNNVRKDELINIAGDPQSVIQIENFNASEFDRFENLFAVQACRASDSVPPDTDVTSTVGQGAVDYYRVQIPDEGVTLRFDVEDGRVLICGSRANRNPDCRDASTYEWRCEANSYCDIYVASETRKRQVGTSFIFVSIEGINRNNEVVIETMMGDEAVSEVMSLVILTDTVIFHDDPLYEVPVTHTSEGMDPTTTSLCYQIHGESNNYYNLISDTCIQVNVFYAAFSTNSDAANYIKAIGILAHDSGGSCIKIELQTKRCKLTIDDSSLNGSYSQNKIEVVSTGKQSYEVNIPNCKATQGDDLKFRMACQKVSDLKVIQFSVIRGGGLRPSAHGIVGQFWNVPIDVVKYDGNYNKPVNSTFLVTVDHNSSSRSFIAEQHPATWDGKRIQCLYAGNAQGGPINEVDVPNDRVIEGDYEEYEVSGLFESDFQYNQFEDDQCATAAVSY encoded by the exons ATGCCGCAGCTTCTTGCACTGATGATTCTGTCGAATTTTGTAGCAGTAATAGCTCAGAGTCAAGATACTTGTTTTGAACAATGTTCAGCCCTTGTTATTCTTCAGTTGAATGAGCAGTTCTTCTCAGCTCTTCGTAAGGTTGAATCTGATGGAGATGTGTGCATGATAAATGGCAACAGGATAGGCCCATATCAGATCAGTGAACAATATTACGATGGAGCTGCAGAATGTAGACCATCACTACAGAACGAAG GAATGAGATGGGGTTTCGTTTGGGGTAAAGACAGCAGGATTTATTCAGAGGAAGTCATTAAAAGTTACATTTGCAGAGAGGCCATGAGACGTTCTCATAATAACCAGCTGAGTATAAGTGGACTTGCTAGATTGCACAAAGGAGGATTTCAAAATTTAAGAAATCGATCACTTTTACCGTTTGGAAACACAGTAACTACAATCTATAATAATG GATCTCAACCAAATGACACATCAGCAGTGTGTTTTCCAGAATGTAAGCCTGGACAATGTTGTATGGATGGAAAATGTTATTGCTTTGATGCTGATAACAATACAATGAAGGAGTGCCCAG TGGAGTGTGACACAGCAGGATTGCGACTTGATCTGGTGTTCATTATAGATTCTTCAGGAAGCATTGGCTCTTCCAACTTCAATGCACTGAAACAGTCAATAGAAAATATAGTGACGCCACTGACAATCAGTCGTAGAGGCACAAGAGTTGCTGTAGTACAATTCAGCACTGATGTTTCTCTTCTTTTCAATTTAAATGCACATGAAGAGAAGGAGTCTTTACTCGAAGCTATCCGAAATATACGCTATATTGGTGGGTTTACTGACACAGCTGAAGCACTCAGGCTTCTAAGGACATCAACGTTAAATGAATTATTGGGAGTACGTCCTGTGGAAGGTATTCCTGTTGCTATTTTGATAACAGATGGCCAGTCTAACAACCCAACAGATACTAAGCTACAAGCACTAGCACTTCGTAATAGTACAGAGTTTGAAGTGTTTGTTGTTGGTATAGGCAATAATGTTCGCAAGGATGAGTTGATAAATATTGCTGGTGATCCTCAGTCTGTTATAcaaattgaaaactttaatgCATCAGAATTTGACAGATTTGAAAATCTATTTGCAGTGCAGGCTTGTAGAG CTTCGGATTCTGTTCCACCTGACACTGATGTTACTAGTACTGTTGGCCAAGGTGCAGTGGACTATTATCGTGTGCAGATCCCTGATGAAGGGGTTACCTTGAGATTTGATGTGGAGGATGGTAGAGTACTAATATGTGGTTCAAGGGCTAACCGCAATCCTGACTGTCGTGATGCTTCAACATATGAATGGAGGTGTGAAGCAAACTCTTATTGTGATATATATGTGGCAAGTGAAACCAGAAAACGTCAAGTAGGAACCAGCTTTATTTTTGTCTCTATTGAAGGAATAAATAGAAACAATGAGGTTGTTATAGAGACTATGATGGGTGATGAAGCTGTTTCTGAAG TCATGTCTCTAGTCATCCTAACTGATACAGTGATATTTCATGATGATCCATTATATGAAGTACCAGTCACTCATACTTCAGAGGGAATGGATCCAACTACCACTTCATTGTGTTACCAAATACATGGGGAGAGTAATAACTATTACAACTTGATATCTGACACTTGTATACAAGTAAACGTGTTTTATGCTGCCTTTAGTACTAACTCAGATGCTGCAAACTACATTAAAGCAATAGGAATCCTAGCTCATGATAGTGGAGGTAGTTGTATTAAGATTGAGTTACAAACTAAACGATGCAAGCTAACCATTGATGACTCAAGTCTCAATGGATCCTATAGTCAGAATAAGATAGAAGTTGTTAGTACTGGAAAGCAAAGCTATGAAGTGAATATTCCAAACTGTAAAGCAACTCAAGGTGATGACCTGAAGTTTAGAATGGCTTGTCAAAAAGTTAGTGATCTAAAAGTGATCCAGTTTTCTGTTATTAGAGGAGGTGGATTAAGACCTAGTGCACATGGAATAGTTG GTCAGTTTTGGAACGTACCAATAGATGTGGTAAAGTATGATGGTAACTACAATAAACCAGTAAACTCAACTTTTCTAGTCACTGTTGATCATAACTCTTCCTCTCGATCATTCATAGCTGAACAACATCCAGCTACTTGGGATGGAAAGAGGATACAGTGCCTGTATGCTGGTAATGCTCAGGGTGGACCTATCAATGAAGTGGATGTGCCTAATGATCGTGTAATTGAGGGTGATTATGAGGAATACGAAGTGTCTGGTCTCTTTGAATCTGATTTCCAGTACAATCAGTTTGAAGATGATCAGTGTGCTACAGCTGCCGTCAGTTATTAG
- the LOC136268616 gene encoding uncharacterized protein isoform X2, translated as MPQLLALMILSNFVAVIAQSQDTCFEQCSALVILQLNEQFFSALRKVESDGDVCMINGNRIGPYQISEQYYDGAAECRPSLQNEGMRWGFVWGKDSRIYSEEVIKSYICREAMRRSHNNQLSISGLARLHKGGFQNLRNRSLLPFGNTVTTIYNNGSQPNDTSAVCFPECKPGQCCMDGKCYCFDADNNTMKECPDSSGSIGSSNFNALKQSIENIVTPLTISRRGTRVAVVQFSTDVSLLFNLNAHEEKESLLEAIRNIRYIGGFTDTAEALRLLRTSTLNELLGVRPVEGIPVAILITDGQSNNPTDTKLQALALRNSTEFEVFVVGIGNNVRKDELINIAGDPQSVIQIENFNASEFDRFENLFAVQACRASDSVPPDTDVTSTVGQGAVDYYRVQIPDEGVTLRFDVEDGRVLICGSRANRNPDCRDASTYEWRCEANSYCDIYVASETRKRQVGTSFIFVSIEGINRNNEVVIETMMGDEAVSEVMSLVILTDTVIFHDDPLYEVPVTHTSEGMDPTTTSLCYQIHGESNNYYNLISDTCIQVNVFYAAFSTNSDAANYIKAIGILAHDSGGSCIKIELQTKRCKLTIDDSSLNGSYSQNKIEVVSTGKQSYEVNIPNCKATQGDDLKFRMACQKVSDLKVIQFSVIRGGGLRPSAHGIVGQFWNVPIDVVKYDGNYNKPVNSTFLVTVDHNSSSRSFIAEQHPATWDGKRIQCLYAGNAQGGPINEVDVPNDRVIEGDYEEYEVSGLFESDFQYNQFEDDQCATAAVSY; from the exons ATGCCGCAGCTTCTTGCACTGATGATTCTGTCGAATTTTGTAGCAGTAATAGCTCAGAGTCAAGATACTTGTTTTGAACAATGTTCAGCCCTTGTTATTCTTCAGTTGAATGAGCAGTTCTTCTCAGCTCTTCGTAAGGTTGAATCTGATGGAGATGTGTGCATGATAAATGGCAACAGGATAGGCCCATATCAGATCAGTGAACAATATTACGATGGAGCTGCAGAATGTAGACCATCACTACAGAACGAAG GAATGAGATGGGGTTTCGTTTGGGGTAAAGACAGCAGGATTTATTCAGAGGAAGTCATTAAAAGTTACATTTGCAGAGAGGCCATGAGACGTTCTCATAATAACCAGCTGAGTATAAGTGGACTTGCTAGATTGCACAAAGGAGGATTTCAAAATTTAAGAAATCGATCACTTTTACCGTTTGGAAACACAGTAACTACAATCTATAATAATG GATCTCAACCAAATGACACATCAGCAGTGTGTTTTCCAGAATGTAAGCCTGGACAATGTTGTATGGATGGAAAATGTTATTGCTTTGATGCTGATAACAATACAATGAAGGAGTGCCCAG ATTCTTCAGGAAGCATTGGCTCTTCCAACTTCAATGCACTGAAACAGTCAATAGAAAATATAGTGACGCCACTGACAATCAGTCGTAGAGGCACAAGAGTTGCTGTAGTACAATTCAGCACTGATGTTTCTCTTCTTTTCAATTTAAATGCACATGAAGAGAAGGAGTCTTTACTCGAAGCTATCCGAAATATACGCTATATTGGTGGGTTTACTGACACAGCTGAAGCACTCAGGCTTCTAAGGACATCAACGTTAAATGAATTATTGGGAGTACGTCCTGTGGAAGGTATTCCTGTTGCTATTTTGATAACAGATGGCCAGTCTAACAACCCAACAGATACTAAGCTACAAGCACTAGCACTTCGTAATAGTACAGAGTTTGAAGTGTTTGTTGTTGGTATAGGCAATAATGTTCGCAAGGATGAGTTGATAAATATTGCTGGTGATCCTCAGTCTGTTATAcaaattgaaaactttaatgCATCAGAATTTGACAGATTTGAAAATCTATTTGCAGTGCAGGCTTGTAGAG CTTCGGATTCTGTTCCACCTGACACTGATGTTACTAGTACTGTTGGCCAAGGTGCAGTGGACTATTATCGTGTGCAGATCCCTGATGAAGGGGTTACCTTGAGATTTGATGTGGAGGATGGTAGAGTACTAATATGTGGTTCAAGGGCTAACCGCAATCCTGACTGTCGTGATGCTTCAACATATGAATGGAGGTGTGAAGCAAACTCTTATTGTGATATATATGTGGCAAGTGAAACCAGAAAACGTCAAGTAGGAACCAGCTTTATTTTTGTCTCTATTGAAGGAATAAATAGAAACAATGAGGTTGTTATAGAGACTATGATGGGTGATGAAGCTGTTTCTGAAG TCATGTCTCTAGTCATCCTAACTGATACAGTGATATTTCATGATGATCCATTATATGAAGTACCAGTCACTCATACTTCAGAGGGAATGGATCCAACTACCACTTCATTGTGTTACCAAATACATGGGGAGAGTAATAACTATTACAACTTGATATCTGACACTTGTATACAAGTAAACGTGTTTTATGCTGCCTTTAGTACTAACTCAGATGCTGCAAACTACATTAAAGCAATAGGAATCCTAGCTCATGATAGTGGAGGTAGTTGTATTAAGATTGAGTTACAAACTAAACGATGCAAGCTAACCATTGATGACTCAAGTCTCAATGGATCCTATAGTCAGAATAAGATAGAAGTTGTTAGTACTGGAAAGCAAAGCTATGAAGTGAATATTCCAAACTGTAAAGCAACTCAAGGTGATGACCTGAAGTTTAGAATGGCTTGTCAAAAAGTTAGTGATCTAAAAGTGATCCAGTTTTCTGTTATTAGAGGAGGTGGATTAAGACCTAGTGCACATGGAATAGTTG GTCAGTTTTGGAACGTACCAATAGATGTGGTAAAGTATGATGGTAACTACAATAAACCAGTAAACTCAACTTTTCTAGTCACTGTTGATCATAACTCTTCCTCTCGATCATTCATAGCTGAACAACATCCAGCTACTTGGGATGGAAAGAGGATACAGTGCCTGTATGCTGGTAATGCTCAGGGTGGACCTATCAATGAAGTGGATGTGCCTAATGATCGTGTAATTGAGGGTGATTATGAGGAATACGAAGTGTCTGGTCTCTTTGAATCTGATTTCCAGTACAATCAGTTTGAAGATGATCAGTGTGCTACAGCTGCCGTCAGTTATTAG